AACCCTGTTGACGTCCGCTGTTTAACATTCGGTAATATTCTTCTCTCAGCAGATCAACTTCTCGGGAAGCACGAACTGCTTGGTCTAACTTTCGTTCGAGTAAAAACCTCGATGCTTCATGCCGCTTTTGGTTGATCTTTTGGAGAAGATCTTCTGCGTTGGAATACATCTGTCGTAATCCCCCATCCTTGTTGTGTTGATGGGAGACTATTCGCCTAAAAATTGTAAATTCATGCTTTTTTAGTTTATCTTTGTAATATTCCAGTGTGCACACCGTTATTAGCTGTCACCTACGAAATCGAATAAATTTAACTCCCTCTCGCCCCGGCCCAACCGCCGTCTATCGGCCTTACGAACTGCGGCTTCAAACGACTGGTCTAACGAGTTATTCTTCATAAGCCCGTTATATCGACGGGTATGGAAGTCACGGGTGGTGATGCTGCACTTGGAACATTTGGCAACGCAAAGGCACTCGTCCCATATGAACTCGACTTCTCTTCCGCAGTAGGGGCACCATGCGTCGCCGGATCGAAACTTTGGTTTGTAGCCCTCTGGCGGGGCAATGAGGTTTGGATGTATTGAAAATCTCTCCTTCGTTCATTGCTTTGACTATATTGCAGATGGGAGTTTTATATTGATTGATTTCTTGAACTCTTCCACGCCCAGAAGTTCATCTGCTGAACACCCTAGAGAGATCGCCAGCAACCTTATATACTCCGGGCTGGGAGAGCATTTATCCCGTTCCCAGTTGGATATAGTGGAGTAAATGTATCTTGAGCCGGTCATGTCCGCCATTCGATCGGCTACTTGTTGCTGGGTTAGGTTTCGGCTTTTTCGGATTAGTATGAGTTTCTCACGGAACTTCAAAGCGTGCACCTCGCTAACAATAAATTCTATTTTTCTTTTTCTAGGAAAGATAGCGTTTTGATAATGTTATCTATGTGGTCTTTATCTCCCCACAATATGATGTAGTTATAAACATCACCATTAATCTTGACTGGTTTCGGATATTTGATTATACCCCATTTTCGACACCCCCAAAGTGCTCCGCCAATGAATTTAATTTAAGTCCAATCGCAGCTATGGTTTAAGAATTGCGATGTTGAACTTTCGGCGGAAGCGTAAACCGCGTAAATTCAATCCCGGCTAGTGCGGCTGCGCGTCGCAGTTCTGGAGTGTCAAATCGGCGAGGCATGACACGACGAACGGTGCCATCCGTTTGCGGGTTAATCAGGATTACCACATCGGAGAACAACTGCATAAACGATGCCGCCGTCGGTGATTTGGATAAGCGGTTTCCGGGGAGCCGGATGGGCTTCGTCTCCCTGTCCATGTTTTGACGTAGCCTACGCTCCAGTAAGCTGTAGATCAACAAACCAATGAGAAACACATAGCCGAGGGCCATGATGCGATTCGGCGTTTTCAGCCAGATCTGATCTACCACGGCAGGATCCTTGAGCCAACGGAATCGGTTCTCAACGGTGATTTGCCCTTTGTACCGGCGAAGGAGCTCCACGGCATCTTCCATCGTGTCATTGGTCATGAGGATAAAGGTTTCTTCTCTGCGCTGTGCGGCCGCCAGTCGCGTTTTGTCGATGTCGCCCACAGTAACACCGACCTGCCACTTGGTCTCGTATTCGGGTACGAATCCGGCTGGGCGTCGACCGCGTCCACGGGTGGTTTTTTCTTGCTGAATCGCCACCACGTCCGCCGATAGCGAATGCAATGCCGTAGCGTAGGCAGACAGGAATTCGGTTCGCGCAGCCTGTGCGTCCGCTTCACAGGCGTAGAGGCGTTTTTGCAGCTTCGCAGCCGCTTTCACCAGCGCTTCTTTTTCTCGCTTCGCCTGACGCTCCAGCATGCCCGCCTTTTGACCAGCAAGGGAACTGGAGTGAATGACAAAGAAGCGATAGGTTCGGCCATCGAGTTCGTCTGTCGTTTCCCATAAACGATACGTGGCGGCGTCGGGTTTGTCGGAGAGGGCGCCCACATTCCTCCAATCGTTTGCCTGCTCTGCCGCATGCTTCAGGGTTTTGCTCAGTTGATACGTTCCCGGAAGGCGCATGACAAAGAGCATCTCCACATCATGAAGACGCTTCAGGTTCTCCAAGGTCACCAGCGCGGAGTCGGCGATATACATGACTTTTTGGCTGACATGGTGCCCGACGAGGCCGGCCAATTCGTCAATCACATCACGGTTCCAGGTCTTGTCCGATTGGTTCCCGTTCATCACTTTCCCGGCCACGGGAACCCCTTCTGCGACAACAAGCCCATAGAGGAACTGTTTGAGATCGGGTCGCCCATCTTTGCTGTAGCCGTAGGTAATCGACAATTCTCCTTCACCCTCATAGGCGCCATATACGCTTTGGGATGTCGTATCGGAGTGGAGTTGTCGTAGATCAATGCCGTGGCGAACCACGGAGACCGTGGACACCATATCAAAAACATGCTTCGGATTCGCCTCGTACATGCGATCCAGCAAGAGACCGAAGTGCCGATCATGCAAGGCATCCAGCGAAAGCGCACCCGGCCCGAAGATCAAATCCAAATCCGTGTTTTCGTAAAACTTGCGAATCAAGTACAAGGGCGTCCGGGATGCCATCAAATTGACCAACATGGCCACCATCAAGTCCCCCGGGGTAGCAGACCACTGCTCTTTGTCCCACCGGAGCATATCGTTGATGATCTCGCGGATCCCAATTTCTCGACAGTACTCCGCAAAAATCGGCATTCCGCCTACGGAAAGAACATCCACGGTATCCGGAGTGGTGGTTACGTGCTCCATCGGGCATCCCCCTACGTTACTTTTAGGAGGATGATTCGACAAGAAATCGGCAACTCCTTTAAATGGATCCTATTTCCATTAAAAAAGTAAAAACACCCCGGAGTGGGGTGTTGAAGATGCGTTATACAAGCAGATAAATCTTTTTCTGTTTGATCAGCAGAAGGCCTAATAATGCGGGCTTCTTGCCCATTAACAATCGTTTTTTCAAAAAGGGGATAAGTTCCATACGGATTTAATTTATGATCTGCTATATTCGCTGCAAGTTCATCGATAGACAAACCATCCCACCCCTTAAGAGCTGAATAATCGAAATAACCCTCGACTCCTTGGTGCCTGTGTGAATAATCTTTGACTGATATCCATGAAGCTGGATACTCTAGCGAAATACCGTACTCAATATCTGATTGTCTTAATTTGTCCCCCTGATTAGTTGAGTTTGCATGGGAATGGGACATAGGGCTACAGGCCGTAATTAGTACTAGAAAGAAGCAACAGTTAATAATTGCTATTATTCTTTTCAACATTAGGATACCCCTCATTCGAAGAAATCCTATTAATTTTTCGACAGCAACTCACCATTTCCTTCGATGGATTTATTTGTATTCATAGCGTAGATTCTAATTGTTGTTTGATGTTGACTTCCTCCCCCACTAGAGCGATGATGTCCACGACCCCCACCACCATCGCAAAGGAGGAATTTTATAGGCCATAACTGGTTTCCCGACAAATTAAGATTGAGCTAATATCGCCAATAACCGTCAATCAATGAACATCCCAGAGGAGGGAATCTATCGAACATAACCGTCTCCCCAAAACTAAATCTACATGAGCTAATACCGCTAGAATCTTCATCTCAACAAGAAGGAGGTCGATCTATGGACACAGTACCGGCACCGCTTCTTTGATAATTGAATACGAGAAGTGTACCTTCATGGATGGGGTAAGATTGTCGGCTTAGATCCACGCTGAGCTGATCTGCCGATGATTGCGATTGGCAACGGTACGGCCAAGCAAGGCAGCAACCGCCACTGGCCACCACACCCGGCCACCAACCGGCGAATTCCGGCCATACTGACCGTCAGCAAATCTCCCCACAATGTCCGAGGGGAAGTACGTCCTATCAACGTGAAGGCGAGTTTGCCCTTAAAACCCGAGAGGTAGTCCGCCCTCACGACCGACGGTAAAGTCTGCCTATCAATTCAGATGGATACGTCCGTCCAGATATCAAGCGAGGGCTGTCTGTTTATTGGCCGTCGCTTAGAGGTCGTGGCCTTTCGGGTCTGGCAGTCTTTCCCCACAACGACAAAGAAGCGGAAAGGCACTTGGCCCTTCCGCTGTCGATCTGTCCTAGCCGTTCTGCCGTTTCTTCTCACTTTCTTCATACCCACGCCGTATTAACGCGAGGGAATCGGTGGAATCGTCTTCCTTCAGCGGCACCGCAGTGGGCTGCTGTTTTCCCGCTGCCTTCTCCCTCGCTTCTCGTTCCTGGTTCAACCGCTCATAGCCTAGGGCCAGCAGTTCTAACGAGGTCATGGGCTTCATTACGACTTCCTCGCCGTCTTCCACAAGAATCTTCAGCAGGTCACCGTTTGCATTCGAGCGATACTTCCAAACTTTACTCATTATCTTTCAACTCCTGTAATTTTTGTTGGGCTTCGTTATCCCTCCAAACGATCTCGCCTGTCTTTTCGTAGAGCTGTACCCAAATGGGAACAACTCCTTGCTCAAACGCCCTAGACATCTCGCCTTCAAGCGGAGATACGGTCACATCAGATCCGGTATAGGTGCTCGAGAACCAGTACTGCGGCGGTCTTCCCTTTGAATATTTATATTTTCTGTACTTTTCTGGGTCTGTCTTTTCCAACTGACTTATACTCGCCTGTGTCATAAAACGCTCATAAGACCACCTTAGCAATTCTTTCTTTTCGCTAATCTTACGGTAATGCAAAAGAAGCTCGGCTTTCAATCGCCGGGCTTCCAACATCATGACATCATATTCGTCTGAAATGTCCTTCCAGAATTTTTCCTTTGCTTCGTTCAGCGTGTTCAGGTTCTCCTGCATCCGTTCGATTCGCATCTGGCGAACAAACTCAATCCGCTCATCGTAATCCTCTACCTCACGGCTGAGACGTTCCATTTCCCGTTTCTTTTTGGATACTTCTGCTTGCGGGAGATCATTGAACAGCATCTCGCTGTACTCTTTCTTCAAGTTGGCAAGACGGATACGGGCGTTGTTCTTTTCATCGACGATGGCATCCACTTTGGCCTGCATACTGGCTGCATCGTCCTCACAGAATTGTAGCTGTTGCCGATAATCCATGCTTTGCTCTCCCCTACTCCATAATTATCGCAAGTGTGAAATTGCTGACACCACATCACCTACTCATCAAATTTGGCAAGTTCACGCTTTAACTCCTCAATTTCCCGTTCGATGGCCTCATTGCTGCGGGGATCATATTCGGCCTGGGTCGCTACGATATTGTGCTGATCCTTGAGGATGCCGAGGCTCTTTAGCACCAGCTCTGCATGTTTGCCAGAACCATCGACCGCCCTGGCCACCGTCGCGTCCATCACATCGGCCAGCATCTCATTAACGCTTTGCAGCACCCGTCGCTGGATCTCTTTCTGGAAGTTTTCCTCAGCCCTCCAGCGTCGGAGGG
Above is a genomic segment from Heliomicrobium gestii containing:
- a CDS encoding IS1634 family transposase, yielding MEHVTTTPDTVDVLSVGGMPIFAEYCREIGIREIINDMLRWDKEQWSATPGDLMVAMLVNLMASRTPLYLIRKFYENTDLDLIFGPGALSLDALHDRHFGLLLDRMYEANPKHVFDMVSTVSVVRHGIDLRQLHSDTTSQSVYGAYEGEGELSITYGYSKDGRPDLKQFLYGLVVAEGVPVAGKVMNGNQSDKTWNRDVIDELAGLVGHHVSQKVMYIADSALVTLENLKRLHDVEMLFVMRLPGTYQLSKTLKHAAEQANDWRNVGALSDKPDAATYRLWETTDELDGRTYRFFVIHSSSLAGQKAGMLERQAKREKEALVKAAAKLQKRLYACEADAQAARTEFLSAYATALHSLSADVVAIQQEKTTRGRGRRPAGFVPEYETKWQVGVTVGDIDKTRLAAAQRREETFILMTNDTMEDAVELLRRYKGQITVENRFRWLKDPAVVDQIWLKTPNRIMALGYVFLIGLLIYSLLERRLRQNMDRETKPIRLPGNRLSKSPTAASFMQLFSDVVILINPQTDGTVRRVMPRRFDTPELRRAAALAGIEFTRFTLPPKVQHRNS
- a CDS encoding phBC6A51 family helix-turn-helix protein, translating into MFAESPNLLIRRREYSYEMLQAIELLSLPNKGGHTLKEIAEICGVNEKTLRRWRAEENFQKEIQRRVLQSVNEMLADVMDATVARAVDGSGKHAELVLKSLGILKDQHNIVATQAEYDPRSNEAIEREIEELKRELAKFDE
- a CDS encoding helix-turn-helix domain-containing protein; translated protein: MHALKFREKLILIRKSRNLTQQQVADRMADMTGSRYIYSTISNWERDKCSPSPEYIRLLAISLGCSADELLGVEEFKKSINIKLPSAI